In Quadrisphaera setariae, a single genomic region encodes these proteins:
- a CDS encoding AAA family ATPase: MSEQRFAQGLVVGKFYPPHAGHLHLVATALRRCERVQVQVLASSAESVPGELRAAWLREELPGADVVTALDDHRVDYADPAAWEAHVGVMRSLLDARGVDGVDAVLTSDAYGAELAQRLGAQWVQVDPGRTAVPVSGRAVRADPAGHWWALPAAVRAWHALRVVVVGAESTGTTTLSRDLAEHFGAPWVPEHGREWCEVRPGGLEAPWHTAEFDLIAREQSRLEDDAARTARRPLVVCDTDALATAVWHERYVGHRSPTVEALAASRVPDLYLLTGAEIPFVQDGWRDGEHVRLAMHERFREVLAAQPAPWLEVSGTPEQRLAAAVEAVERLPLRGRPMSDPLPEAGVEAGAGVTGSMLAP, from the coding sequence GTGAGCGAGCAGCGCTTCGCCCAGGGCCTGGTGGTGGGCAAGTTCTACCCTCCGCACGCCGGCCACCTGCACCTCGTGGCCACCGCGCTGCGCCGCTGCGAGCGGGTGCAGGTGCAGGTGCTCGCCTCCAGCGCGGAGTCGGTGCCCGGCGAGCTGCGCGCGGCGTGGCTGCGCGAGGAGCTGCCCGGCGCCGACGTCGTCACGGCCCTGGACGACCACCGGGTCGACTACGCCGACCCCGCCGCGTGGGAGGCGCACGTCGGCGTCATGCGGTCGCTGCTGGACGCCCGCGGGGTGGACGGCGTCGACGCGGTGCTCACCTCCGACGCGTACGGCGCCGAGCTGGCCCAGCGGCTCGGGGCGCAGTGGGTGCAGGTCGACCCCGGCCGCACGGCCGTGCCGGTGTCGGGCCGCGCCGTGCGCGCGGACCCGGCGGGGCACTGGTGGGCGCTCCCGGCGGCGGTGCGGGCCTGGCACGCGCTGCGCGTCGTCGTCGTGGGGGCCGAGTCGACCGGGACGACCACGCTGTCGCGAGACCTGGCCGAGCACTTCGGCGCCCCGTGGGTGCCCGAGCACGGCCGGGAGTGGTGCGAGGTGCGCCCGGGCGGGCTGGAGGCCCCCTGGCACACGGCCGAGTTCGACCTCATCGCCCGCGAGCAGAGCCGCCTCGAGGACGACGCCGCCCGCACCGCCCGGCGGCCGCTCGTGGTCTGCGACACCGACGCGCTGGCCACGGCGGTCTGGCACGAGCGCTACGTCGGCCACCGCTCCCCCACCGTCGAGGCGCTGGCGGCCTCCCGGGTGCCGGACCTGTACCTGCTCACCGGTGCGGAGATCCCCTTCGTGCAGGACGGCTGGCGCGACGGCGAGCACGTGCGCCTGGCGATGCACGAGAGGTTCCGCGAGGTGCTCGCGGCGCAGCCGGCGCCGTGGCTGGAGGTCTCCGGCACCCCGGAGCAGCGCCTGGCCGCGGCCGTCGAGGCCGTCGAGCGGCTGCCGCTGCGGGGCCGGCCGATGAGCGACCCGCTGCCCGAGGCCGGTGTCGAGGCCGGTGCTGGAGTGACGGGGAGCATGCTGGCGCCGTGA
- the pnuC gene encoding nicotinamide riboside transporter PnuC, translating to MGWLEGVGVVASAASVLLAVLQRPSTYPVGILGCLAFGWLFTTGGLYAQAGLQVVYVALSALGWFWWVRGGPGRTRLRVRATPPWAWPVAVASAVVLGALLWAVLVRSDDPAPVADAGTTALSLVAQLMLDRKLLGTWLVWIVTDVWLVGLYASQGLHATALLYAGFVMLCAFGWRSWRRELPAAAR from the coding sequence GTGGGGTGGCTCGAAGGCGTCGGCGTGGTCGCGAGCGCGGCCAGCGTGCTCCTGGCGGTCCTCCAGCGACCCTCGACCTACCCGGTGGGCATCCTCGGGTGCCTGGCCTTCGGGTGGCTCTTCACCACCGGCGGCCTGTACGCGCAGGCGGGGCTGCAGGTGGTCTACGTGGCCCTCAGCGCGCTCGGGTGGTTCTGGTGGGTGCGCGGCGGGCCGGGGCGCACCCGCCTGCGGGTGCGCGCCACCCCGCCCTGGGCGTGGCCGGTGGCGGTCGCGTCCGCCGTCGTCCTCGGCGCCCTGCTGTGGGCGGTGCTCGTGCGCAGCGACGACCCCGCCCCGGTCGCCGACGCCGGCACCACGGCCCTCAGCCTGGTGGCCCAGCTCATGCTCGACCGGAAGCTGCTCGGCACGTGGCTGGTGTGGATCGTCACCGACGTGTGGCTCGTGGGCCTGTACGCCTCGCAGGGCCTGCACGCCACGGCACTGCTCTACGCCGGCTTCGTGATGCTCTGCGCGTTCGGGTGGCGCTCCTGGCGCCGGGAGCTCCCGGCGGCCGCCCGGTGA